Proteins from a genomic interval of Sphingobacterium lactis:
- the nadA gene encoding quinolinate synthase NadA, whose amino-acid sequence MNTTFERDLDAKGYIDVAVDPSLDIVQEIARLKKEKNAVILAHYYQESEIQDIADYIGDSLGLSQQAAKTDADVIVFAGVHFMAETAKILSPSKKVLLPDLKAGCSLSDSCPPHLFAKFKEKYPDHLVITYVNCTAELKALSDIVCTSSNAVQIVESLPADQKIIFGPDKNLGDYVKKKTGRDLVLWNGACMVHEIFSQDKIDALRAEYPEAKFIAHPECEEHILAQADYIGSTSGMLKFTIEDPSSTFIVATEAGILHQMQKASPAKTFIPAPPNNLCACNDCPHMKLNTLEKLYNCLYYEQPEITLSEDIIARAQKPIERMLEISEKLGL is encoded by the coding sequence ATGAATACAACATTTGAAAGAGATCTAGATGCCAAGGGCTATATTGATGTAGCAGTAGACCCAAGCCTGGATATAGTACAAGAGATTGCAAGATTGAAGAAGGAGAAGAATGCGGTTATCTTAGCGCATTACTACCAAGAGTCTGAAATTCAAGATATTGCAGATTATATTGGAGACAGCTTGGGCTTATCGCAGCAGGCTGCCAAAACAGATGCGGATGTGATCGTCTTTGCCGGTGTGCACTTCATGGCCGAAACGGCTAAGATCCTGTCGCCGAGCAAGAAGGTGCTTCTGCCGGATCTGAAAGCTGGCTGTTCCCTATCCGACAGCTGTCCGCCACATCTGTTCGCCAAGTTCAAGGAAAAATACCCGGATCACTTGGTCATTACCTATGTGAACTGTACCGCCGAGCTGAAAGCACTATCCGATATCGTCTGTACATCGAGTAATGCCGTACAGATTGTGGAAAGCCTTCCTGCCGACCAGAAGATTATTTTCGGTCCGGATAAGAACCTCGGGGATTACGTGAAGAAAAAAACAGGTAGAGACCTGGTTTTATGGAATGGTGCCTGTATGGTGCATGAGATCTTCTCCCAAGATAAGATCGATGCCCTACGTGCGGAATATCCAGAAGCGAAGTTCATTGCCCATCCGGAATGTGAGGAACATATCCTGGCGCAAGCCGACTATATCGGATCCACATCGGGGATGTTGAAATTTACGATCGAAGATCCTTCCAGTACATTTATCGTGGCAACGGAAGCAGGTATTCTGCACCAGATGCAAAAGGCATCCCCGGCAAAGACCTTCATCCCTGCCCCACCGAACAACTTATGTGCATGCAACGATTGCCCGCACATGAAATTGAATACGCTGGAAAAACTATACAATTGCTTGTATTACGAGCAACCGGAAATTACGTTATCTGAAGATATCATCGCTAGAGCCCAAAAACCGATTGAGCGTATGCTGGAGATATCTGAAAAATTAGGACTATAA